GTAGATTTTGTCGATGGCCTCGGCGCTCCAGCGGATCGCGTTGGCGGTCGCTGGGATGTCGATGCTCATGGAATCGCTGATCGGTTTGCCCATGTCGAGGGTTTCCAGCAGCGCCAGTTCTTCCTGGTTGGCGAGGATCAAGTCCGCGAAGCGAATCAAAATGCGCTTGCGTTCTGCGGGTGCCAACCGCGCCCAGATACCGGATTCGAATGTGCGGCGCGCGACGGCGACTGCCGCGTTGGCGTCGGCTTCGTCGGTGCTGGCGATGTTCGCCAGGAAGCGGCCGTCGACCGGGCTGATGCATTCGAACGTATCGCCGCTGAGTGCCGGGCGGTATTGGCCGTCGATGAATGCGCGGCCTTCTAGTGTGAGGGACTGGAAGCGTTGTTCCCAGTCGCTGCGAGTGTTTGTCATGGTTGTGACTCTACGCAGAGGAATAAATGATCGTTGACCAACTAAAGATTTGAAATGCGATCTCTGTGGGAGCGGGCTTGCCCGCAATTGCGGTGTATCAGGCGCCATTAATGTTGGCTGTGATTACGCCATCGCGGGCAAGCCCGCTCCCACAGGGGGTGGTGGTGTACACACGATTTGTGTACACCCACATTTCATCCTTGAGCCCATCAAACCGTGTGCAAGTACCAGTTGTACTCAAGGTCCGAGATGGAGTTTTCGAACTCGGCCAGCTCGCTTTCCTTGCACGCCACGAACACGTCGATGTACAGCGGGTCGATGTAGCGCGCCATGACTTCGCTGTCGTCCAGCTCGCGCAGCGCATCGCGCAGGTTGTTCGGCAGGCTTTGCTCGTTCTGCTCGTAGCTGTTGCCTTCGACCGGGGCGCCCGGTTCGATTTCGTTGGTCAGGCCGTGGTGAATACCGGCCAGTACCGACGCCATCAGCAGGTACGGGTTGGCATCGGCGCCGGCGACTCGGTGTTCGATGCGCACGGCATCTGCCGAACCGGTGGGCACACGTACCGCAACGGTACGGTTGTCGATGCCCCAGCTTGGCGAGTTCGGTACGTAGAACTGCGCGCCAAAACGGCGGTACGAGTTGACGTTCGGGCACAGGAACGCCATCTGCGCCGGCAGGGTCTCGAGCACACCGCCGATCGCGTGACGCAGTGCGGCGTTCTGCTCGGGATCCTCGCTGGCAAAGATGTTGTTGCCTTCTTTGTCGAGAATCGAAATGTGCACGTGCAAACCGTTGCCCGCCTGGCCCGGATACGGCTTGGCCATGAAGGTGGTGTCCATCTCGTGGTCGTAGGCGATGTTCTTCACCAGACGCTTGAGCAACACCGCGTAGTCGCAGGCCTTTATCGGGTCAGAGACGTGATGCAGGTTTACTTCGAATTGCGCCGGGGCGCTTTCCTTGACGATGGCGTCGGCAGGAATGCCCTGCTCTTTCGCGCCTTCGAGGATGTCTTGCAGGCAGTCAACGTATTCATCCAGATCATCGATCAGATACACCTGAGTAGAGTGCGGACGTTTGCCGGACACCGGCG
This genomic stretch from Pseudomonas wuhanensis harbors:
- a CDS encoding glutamine synthetase family protein, whose translation is MSVPLRAVQLNEANAFLKKYPEVLYVDLLIADMNGVVRGKRIERTSLHKVYEKGINLPASLFALDINGSTVESTGLGLDIGDSDRICFPIPNTLSIEPWQKRPTAQLLMTMHELEGQPFFADPREVLRQVVSKFDDMGLTICAAFELEFYLIDQDNVNGRPQSPRSPVSGKRPHSTQVYLIDDLDEYVDCLQDILEGAKEQGIPADAIVKESAPAQFEVNLHHVSDPIKACDYAVLLKRLVKNIAYDHEMDTTFMAKPYPGQAGNGLHVHISILDKEGNNIFASEDPEQNAALRHAIGGVLETLPAQMAFLCPNVNSYRRFGAQFYVPNSPSWGIDNRTVAVRVPTGSADAVRIEHRVAGADANPYLLMASVLAGIHHGLTNEIEPGAPVEGNSYEQNEQSLPNNLRDALRELDDSEVMARYIDPLYIDVFVACKESELAEFENSISDLEYNWYLHTV